One Acropora palmata chromosome 2, jaAcrPala1.3, whole genome shotgun sequence genomic window carries:
- the LOC141875114 gene encoding dihydrofolate reductase-like, with protein sequence MQHHQCYRLYITHIYKDFECDVKFPEFDKRIYKEIRDIDVSSEMLEEKGIPYEFKVYQKDM encoded by the exons ATGCAGCATCACCAGTGTTACCGCTTGTACATCACACACATCTACAAAGACTTTGAGTGTGATGTTAAATTTCCTGAATTTGACAAAAGAATTTACAAGGAAATAAG AGACATAGATGTATCAAGTGAAATGCTGGAGGAAAAAGGAATTCCATATGAATTCAAAGTGTATCAGAAAGACatgtaa
- the LOC141875110 gene encoding peroxisomal membrane protein 11C-like, with translation MAENLTVVLETYRGREKIMRILQYASFLASGGLSKVSCGSAGDKFLIFAEAMSECRTVLRLFDDAAMISYARSYGTGKEKRDKIVRWTNLVDILSGLTFYPLEHIAWARDKKLLPGNSSKFWDASLYCWIVSLVACIIRDLWLLKKLQQQETKRPGPKTGSGDSSFPHSNNEYVSPILVKNKQERCLQNRLIISVIGFTADLAMAINWAPQGILWAQKLSTWSVGLLGTLSSLCELYKYFNPATTLPDEAHASL, from the exons atggcggaaaattTAACAGTTGTGTTGGAAACTTACCGAGGAAGGGAGAAGATTATGCGCATATTACAGTATGCTAGCTTTCTGGCAAGTGGGGGACTATCGAAAGTGTCTTGCGGAAGCGCTGGCGATAAATTCCTAATTTTTGCCGAGGCAATGAGCGAATGTCGGACGGTGCTTCGACTTTTCGATGACGCAGCAATGATTTCGTATGCGCGCAGTTATGGAACTGGCAAAGAG aaaagGGATAAAATTGTCCGCTGGACAAATCTTGTTGACATTCTGTCCGGCTTGACTTTCTATCCTCTTGAGCACATTGCTTGGGCCAGGGATAAGAAATTGCTTCCAGGGAATTCTTCCAAATTCTGGGATGCCTCTCTGTACTGTTGGATAGTATCACTAGTAGCTTGCATAATCAGAGATTTGTGGCTGCTAAAGAAGCTTCAGCAGCAAGAAACAAAGAGGCCAGGGCCTAA AACTGGATCAGGTGACAGCAGCTTTCCTCATAGCAACAATGAATATGTAAGCCCTATATTGGTCAAGAACAAACAAGAAAGATGTTTGCAAAACCGTCTCATCATTTCTGTGATTGGATTTACAGCTGATCTTGCCATGGCAATCAACTGGGCCCCACAGGGAATATTGTGGGCTCAAAAACTCTCAACATGGTCTGTTGGTTTACTTGGAACATTATCTTCTCTTTGTGAGCTCTACAAGTACTTTAACCCTGCTACCACATTGCCAGATGAGGCACATGCTAGTTTATGA
- the LOC141875112 gene encoding high affinity immunoglobulin gamma Fc receptor I-like → MPSILSEVPIIERHPESCTVQLGRDCNLFCHVTGKNLKYRWYRRSKCLERETSSVLHIRKAAMNDAGQYSCIISNDKESVITWATVDVISVISSPKVR, encoded by the exons ATGCCCTCTATACTCAGCGAAG TTCCCATTATAGAAAGACACCCTGAATCATGCACAGTCCAGTTGGGTAGAGACTGCAACCTCTTCTGTCACGTGACTGGCAAGAACCTCAAGTATCGCTGGTACAGAAGATCCAAATGTCTTGAACGAGAG acgTCATCCGTGCTCCATATAAGGAAAGCCGCCATGAATGACGCTGGTCAGTACTCGTGCATTATTTCCAATGACAAGGAATCTGTGATCACGTGGGCAACAGTTGACGTCATTTCAGTGATTTCATCTCCCAAAGTCAGATAG